The following proteins are co-located in the Bosea sp. AS-1 genome:
- a CDS encoding ABC transporter substrate-binding protein encodes MRLSRLAAALALTAATLLPLAARAQAQPAPNRVLRVAPHADLKTLDPVAASIVITRMHGLMIYETLFAWDSNLQPKPQMVESFETSPDKLTWTFTLRPGLKFHDGQPVTTKDVIASLERWMKRDTIGGKLSEYTEGMEAIDAKTFKLKLKRPLALVPFALGSAVGQIPVIMRESDAKSDPMKPITETIGSGPFKFNREEWRSGSKVVYDRNPDYVPRSEPADGLAGGRVVKVDRVEWLIMPDAATAAAALQTGEIDIWEQPSQDLIPTITTNRDIKVERYSNLANQVMLRPNHLYPPFDNPKARLALAYATDQADFLAAGFGDEEWWKRCNAYFVCGSPNGTEIGTEGYAKPDLEKARQLLKESGYKGEKLVLSTSNDIAPIGRMAEVAADSLRKVGFNVDVQFADWGAVTTRQQNKSPPDQGGWNLFVTYASGATMQSPLTNIGTNMACERAWAGWPCDAEAEKLRGAFVDAPDDASRKIALEALHKRLAEVQPYRVLGQFDQPYARRSNVSGVLAAPVMLFWNVEKK; translated from the coding sequence ATGCGTCTATCCCGCCTTGCCGCGGCACTCGCCCTGACGGCGGCCACCCTGCTGCCGCTCGCCGCCCGAGCGCAGGCGCAGCCGGCGCCGAACCGCGTGCTGCGCGTCGCGCCGCATGCCGACCTCAAGACGCTCGATCCGGTTGCCGCCTCCATCGTCATCACCCGCATGCACGGGCTGATGATCTACGAGACGCTTTTCGCCTGGGATTCGAACCTCCAGCCCAAGCCGCAGATGGTCGAGAGCTTCGAGACCTCGCCTGACAAGCTGACCTGGACCTTCACCCTGCGTCCCGGCCTCAAATTCCATGATGGCCAGCCGGTGACGACGAAGGACGTCATCGCCTCGCTCGAGCGCTGGATGAAGCGCGACACCATCGGCGGCAAGCTCTCCGAGTACACGGAGGGCATGGAGGCGATCGACGCCAAGACCTTCAAGCTCAAGCTGAAGCGCCCGCTGGCGCTGGTGCCCTTCGCGCTTGGTTCCGCCGTCGGCCAGATTCCGGTGATCATGCGCGAGTCGGATGCCAAGAGCGATCCGATGAAGCCGATCACCGAGACGATCGGCTCCGGTCCGTTCAAGTTCAACCGCGAGGAATGGCGCAGTGGCTCGAAGGTCGTCTACGACCGCAATCCCGACTATGTGCCGCGCTCCGAACCGGCCGACGGGCTCGCCGGCGGGCGCGTCGTCAAGGTCGACCGCGTCGAATGGCTGATCATGCCCGATGCCGCGACCGCCGCGGCCGCGCTCCAGACCGGCGAGATCGACATCTGGGAGCAGCCGAGCCAGGACCTGATCCCGACCATCACGACGAATCGCGACATCAAGGTCGAGCGCTATTCCAACCTCGCCAATCAGGTGATGCTGCGCCCGAACCACCTTTACCCGCCCTTCGACAATCCGAAGGCCAGGCTCGCCCTCGCCTACGCCACCGACCAGGCCGATTTCCTCGCCGCCGGCTTCGGCGACGAGGAATGGTGGAAGCGCTGCAACGCCTATTTCGTCTGCGGCAGCCCGAACGGCACCGAGATCGGCACGGAAGGCTACGCCAAGCCGGATCTGGAAAAGGCCCGCCAGCTCCTGAAGGAGAGCGGCTACAAGGGCGAGAAGCTCGTGCTCTCGACCAGCAACGATATCGCACCGATCGGCCGCATGGCCGAGGTCGCGGCCGATTCGCTGAGGAAGGTCGGCTTCAATGTCGACGTGCAATTTGCCGACTGGGGCGCCGTCACCACGCGCCAGCAGAACAAGAGCCCGCCGGACCAGGGCGGCTGGAACCTCTTCGTCACCTATGCCTCGGGCGCGACCATGCAGTCGCCGCTCACCAATATCGGCACCAACATGGCTTGCGAGCGCGCCTGGGCCGGCTGGCCTTGCGATGCCGAGGCCGAGAAGCTGCGCGGCGCCTTCGTCGATGCGCCGGACGATGCCAGCCGCAAGATCGCGCTGGAGGCGCTGCACAAGCGGCTGGCCGAGGTGCAGCCCTATCGCGTGCTCGGCCAGTTCGACCAGCCCTATGCTCGCCGCAGCAATGTCTCGGGCGTGCTGGCGGCGCCGGTCATGCTGTTCTGGAACGTCGAGAAGAAGTGA
- a CDS encoding SprT family zinc-dependent metalloprotease, whose product MRISLFKRQPDPDRLDVVHAGQRYPVLVKRRANARRMTLRVSQATGEITLTLPERVDFAAGRTFAENHGGWIAARLARRPLAVPFEPGQTIPLRGLPHRIVHWSKARGLTQATADKDGAPIIAVAGEAAHVPRRVKDFLRRLALEDLEKAVRRHTANLGIPARKITIRDTTSRWGSCSSQGHLNFSWRLILAPAFVLDYLAAHEVAHLKEMNHSHRFWALTHKLCPRTEEAEVWLKRHGASLHGFG is encoded by the coding sequence ATGCGCATCTCCCTGTTCAAGCGCCAGCCGGACCCCGACCGCCTCGACGTGGTCCATGCCGGCCAGCGCTATCCCGTCCTGGTGAAGCGCCGCGCCAATGCGCGAAGGATGACGCTGCGCGTCTCGCAGGCCACCGGCGAGATCACGCTGACCTTGCCGGAGCGGGTCGATTTCGCTGCCGGCCGGACCTTCGCCGAGAATCATGGCGGCTGGATTGCGGCGCGACTCGCCAGGCGCCCGCTCGCTGTTCCGTTCGAGCCGGGACAAACGATTCCCTTGCGCGGCCTGCCGCACCGCATCGTCCACTGGTCGAAGGCGCGCGGCCTGACACAGGCCACGGCGGACAAGGATGGCGCCCCGATCATCGCCGTGGCGGGCGAGGCAGCCCATGTCCCGCGGCGAGTGAAGGACTTCCTGAGAAGGCTCGCGCTCGAGGACCTGGAGAAGGCGGTCCGACGCCACACCGCGAATCTCGGCATCCCCGCCCGCAAGATCACGATCCGCGATACGACGAGCCGCTGGGGCTCCTGCTCCTCGCAGGGGCATCTCAACTTCTCCTGGCGGCTGATTCTCGCTCCGGCCTTTGTGCTCGACTATCTCGCCGCCCACGAGGTCGCTCATCTCAAGGAGATGAACCACTCGCATCGCTTCTGGGCGCTGACCCACAAGCTCTGCCCCCGCACCGAGGAAGCCGAGGTCTGGCTCAAGCGCCACGGGGCGAGTCTGCACGGCTTCGGGTGA
- a CDS encoding amidohydrolase, with product MFLTNSDMVELVDLRHRLHRRPEISGEERETAATIVDFLQPTQPDRIVTGLGGHGVAAIYEGAEPGPTVMVRAELDALPIEELSTSGHRSEIPGKGHLCGHDGHMTILASLARGLHRNPPKRGRAVLLFQPAEETGAGAAAVIADPKFAEIAPDYAISLHNRPGVPVGHARISEGAANCASRGIKIVLNGETSHASTPEHGRSPAPAIATLIPALTALGPGGPLDAQFRLVTVTHVAIGEEAFGIAPGHGELWATLRTVNDAQMGALCESAEMLAREAAIADRLSLEISYHDIFHHCENEPEVVAMLRRAMDEENVPHGETQPSRGSEDFGLFGRKAKSAMFLLGSGATAHLHNPDYDFPDDAIGTGARVFMRTLRNLLGEARPA from the coding sequence ATGTTCCTGACCAACAGCGATATGGTCGAGCTCGTCGATCTGCGGCATCGGCTGCATCGCCGGCCCGAGATCTCGGGCGAGGAACGCGAGACCGCCGCCACTATCGTCGACTTCCTGCAGCCGACGCAGCCGGACCGCATCGTCACCGGCCTCGGCGGCCACGGCGTCGCGGCGATCTACGAAGGCGCCGAGCCCGGCCCGACAGTGATGGTGCGCGCGGAGCTCGACGCACTGCCGATCGAGGAGCTTTCCACGAGCGGCCATCGCTCCGAGATCCCCGGCAAGGGCCATCTCTGCGGCCATGATGGCCATATGACCATCCTCGCCTCGCTGGCGCGCGGGCTGCATCGCAATCCGCCGAAGCGCGGCCGCGCCGTCCTGTTGTTCCAGCCGGCCGAGGAGACCGGCGCCGGTGCCGCCGCCGTCATCGCCGATCCGAAATTCGCCGAAATCGCACCCGATTACGCCATTTCGCTGCACAACCGCCCCGGCGTGCCGGTCGGCCATGCCCGCATCTCGGAGGGCGCGGCCAATTGCGCCTCGCGCGGCATCAAGATCGTGCTCAACGGCGAGACCTCGCATGCCTCGACGCCCGAGCATGGCCGCTCTCCCGCGCCGGCCATCGCGACGCTGATCCCCGCGCTCACCGCGCTGGGGCCTGGCGGCCCGCTCGACGCGCAATTCCGGCTCGTCACTGTCACCCATGTCGCGATCGGCGAAGAGGCGTTCGGCATCGCGCCGGGCCATGGCGAGCTCTGGGCGACGCTGCGCACCGTCAACGACGCGCAGATGGGCGCGCTCTGCGAGTCGGCGGAAATGCTGGCACGCGAGGCGGCCATTGCGGACCGGCTTTCACTCGAGATCAGCTATCACGACATCTTCCACCATTGCGAGAACGAGCCGGAGGTTGTCGCGATGCTGCGCCGGGCGATGGACGAGGAGAACGTCCCGCATGGCGAGACGCAGCCTTCGCGTGGCTCCGAGGATTTCGGGCTCTTCGGCCGCAAGGCGAAGTCGGCGATGTTCCTGCTCGGCTCCGGCGCTACCGCCCATCTGCACAACCCCGATTACGACTTCCCGGACGATGCCATCGGCACTGGCGCCCGCGTCTTCATGCGGACGCTGCGCAATCTCCTCGGTGAAGCCCGGCCGGCCTGA
- a CDS encoding aldose 1-epimerase family protein, which yields MTETHEISSGRLRATIQTQGGEIIAFSDADGPLLWHGGPEWPRHAPVLFPIVGRVADDTLLHEGRSYRLTQHGFARDSLFSWVERGPSRAVLELRESEATLAIYPFRFALQMIYELADGVLSVTTRVTNPGDRTLICGVGAHPAFLWPLAPGVPKERHRLTFPQPEPGPGLGVDGGLLSPAIPLPFAGSELDLNEGLFANDAIVIPNVANEAVRFAALDEAGREVRAMTVSWEGYKDLGIWSKPTGAPFLCIEPWFSMASPVGWQGEFAEKPGVLKLAPGASRDFVWRATPHFVPMAAPA from the coding sequence ATGACCGAAACCCACGAGATTTCCTCCGGCCGGCTGCGTGCCACGATCCAGACGCAGGGCGGAGAGATCATTGCCTTCTCGGATGCGGACGGCCCACTGCTCTGGCATGGCGGGCCGGAATGGCCGCGCCATGCGCCGGTGCTCTTCCCCATCGTCGGGCGGGTTGCCGACGATACCCTCCTGCATGAAGGGCGTTCCTACCGACTGACCCAGCACGGCTTTGCCCGCGACAGCCTATTCTCCTGGGTCGAGCGCGGCCCGAGCCGGGCGGTTCTGGAACTGCGCGAGAGCGAGGCGACGCTGGCGATCTATCCGTTCCGCTTCGCGCTGCAGATGATCTACGAACTCGCCGATGGCGTGCTTTCGGTGACGACGCGCGTCACGAATCCGGGCGACAGAACGTTGATCTGCGGGGTCGGCGCCCATCCGGCCTTTCTTTGGCCGCTGGCGCCGGGCGTTCCGAAGGAACGGCATAGGCTCACCTTCCCGCAGCCCGAGCCAGGGCCGGGCCTCGGCGTCGACGGCGGGTTGCTCAGCCCGGCCATCCCGCTGCCTTTCGCGGGGAGCGAGCTCGACCTCAACGAAGGCCTCTTCGCCAACGACGCGATCGTCATTCCGAACGTCGCCAACGAGGCCGTGCGCTTTGCAGCGCTCGACGAAGCCGGGCGCGAAGTCCGGGCCATGACCGTGAGCTGGGAGGGCTACAAGGACCTCGGCATCTGGTCGAAGCCGACGGGCGCGCCCTTCCTCTGCATCGAGCCCTGGTTCAGCATGGCGAGCCCGGTGGGCTGGCAAGGCGAGTTCGCGGAGAAGCCGGGCGTGCTCAAGCTCGCGCCCGGCGCGAGCCGCGATTTCGTCTGGCGCGCCACACCGCATTTCGTCCCAATGGCAGCGCCGGCCTGA
- a CDS encoding serine hydrolase domain-containing protein, translating to MMTAHWTEAAARAAEIAAGWQREAGPGGAVVLFDREGVREAFAGGLASIQHDLPFTPRTANRFASISKHVLAVALLREAVPLDAPLGRWLPELPAPLAEVPLVRALDMTGGLPDMMEAFWQQGVPFTATLSADEVHALACRFPALSAPPGTEMAYSNTGWRLAQRVLEKVTGKPYGETVAALSGELDLAFRLPYDGAEIVPGLATGYWRDGDNWRRGHYGFHFSASGGIAGSAADLAGWFSGLLAGRGPLAGMLERLTEPRHFADGSESVYRLGLVCSRLGRFDVVGHGGSLTGYRNHVLTAPELGVGVVVLTNREEEALWPALTVLAALLGEKLPVAAEAPTGLFASEEGPFWAELASDSISFMGGYERLVSDGEDGLRSLPAYLDIRLRRDGADRLTGPIGGVQRSLRRVPADTPLDARLVGCWRDPHFGTEIAIRPDGTALWPWPLDGAVTRLTPLPNGRAVADLMHGPWRARPCLWLDGAGRLRVAGHRARILQMDRIG from the coding sequence ATGATGACGGCTCATTGGACCGAAGCTGCCGCGCGCGCGGCAGAGATCGCCGCCGGATGGCAGCGTGAGGCCGGCCCGGGCGGCGCGGTCGTGCTGTTCGACCGGGAGGGCGTGCGCGAAGCCTTCGCCGGCGGCCTCGCCAGCATCCAGCACGACCTGCCCTTCACGCCCCGGACGGCGAACCGCTTCGCCTCGATCAGCAAGCATGTGCTCGCGGTCGCGCTGCTGCGCGAAGCCGTGCCGCTCGATGCCCCGCTCGGCCGCTGGCTGCCCGAGCTGCCGGCGCCGCTGGCCGAGGTCCCGCTCGTTCGTGCGCTCGATATGACCGGCGGCCTGCCGGACATGATGGAGGCCTTCTGGCAGCAGGGCGTGCCCTTCACCGCGACTTTGAGCGCGGACGAGGTCCATGCGCTCGCCTGCCGCTTCCCCGCGCTGAGCGCGCCGCCCGGCACGGAGATGGCCTATTCCAACACCGGCTGGCGCCTCGCCCAGCGCGTGCTCGAAAAGGTCACCGGCAAGCCCTATGGCGAGACCGTCGCGGCGCTGTCCGGCGAGCTCGATCTCGCCTTCCGCCTGCCCTATGACGGCGCCGAGATCGTGCCCGGCCTCGCCACCGGCTATTGGCGCGACGGCGACAACTGGCGCCGCGGTCATTACGGCTTCCATTTCTCGGCCTCTGGCGGCATTGCCGGCTCGGCCGCCGATCTCGCGGGCTGGTTCTCAGGCCTGCTGGCCGGGCGCGGACCGCTCGCCGGCATGCTGGAGCGGCTGACCGAGCCGCGCCATTTCGCCGATGGCAGCGAGAGCGTCTACCGGCTCGGGCTGGTCTGCAGTCGTCTCGGCCGCTTCGATGTCGTCGGCCATGGCGGCTCGCTGACCGGCTATCGCAATCACGTCCTCACAGCGCCCGAGCTCGGTGTCGGCGTCGTCGTCCTGACCAACCGCGAGGAAGAGGCGCTCTGGCCGGCACTGACGGTGCTCGCCGCCCTGCTGGGCGAGAAGCTGCCAGTTGCGGCGGAGGCGCCGACGGGGCTGTTCGCCAGCGAGGAAGGACCGTTCTGGGCGGAACTCGCCTCCGATTCGATCAGCTTCATGGGCGGCTATGAACGGCTTGTCTCCGATGGTGAAGACGGCCTGCGCAGCCTGCCGGCCTATCTCGACATCCGCCTGCGGCGCGATGGGGCGGACCGCCTGACCGGACCGATCGGCGGCGTCCAGCGCTCTCTGCGGCGCGTGCCGGCCGACACTCCTCTCGATGCCCGCCTGGTTGGCTGCTGGCGCGATCCGCATTTCGGCACCGAGATCGCGATCCGGCCGGACGGCACGGCACTCTGGCCATGGCCTCTGGACGGCGCGGTGACACGTCTGACCCCGTTGCCGAACGGCCGGGCGGTGGCCGACCTGATGCACGGCCCCTGGCGGGCCCGGCCCTGCCTCTGGCTCGACGGTGCTGGTCGCTTGCGCGTCGCCGGCCACCGGGCAAGGATCTTGCAAATGGATCGTATCGGCTAG
- a CDS encoding DUF4102 domain-containing protein, giving the protein MGQVIAFRRPPQPVPAGQPVLGLMSAVDFALRDLAEIMPHITLDSAREQAEACRAMLAEAFNAEIDAELDH; this is encoded by the coding sequence ATGGGTCAGGTCATCGCGTTCCGTCGTCCGCCACAGCCCGTTCCGGCGGGGCAGCCCGTCCTGGGCCTGATGTCGGCGGTCGATTTCGCCTTGCGCGACCTGGCCGAGATCATGCCTCACATCACCCTCGATTCCGCCCGCGAGCAGGCCGAAGCCTGCCGCGCCATGCTGGCCGAGGCCTTCAACGCCGAGATCGACGCCGAACTCGATCACTGA